A genomic stretch from Alphaproteobacteria bacterium includes:
- a CDS encoding nucleotide pyrophosphohydrolase, producing the protein MSSLQKLISLELKAEALGFEWPNTLAIIDQVVSECDEIRQSLTLKEGNDRLQEEVGDLLLSVLSLSVYERLDIEKIIADVANKFQGRLDALETIMKVRGYDSLKNQSFDIMLELWEEAKRFVDSKRL; encoded by the coding sequence ATGAGCTCATTGCAAAAACTGATCTCCCTTGAACTCAAAGCAGAAGCGTTAGGCTTTGAATGGCCCAATACCTTGGCAATCATTGATCAAGTCGTAAGTGAATGTGATGAGATTCGTCAATCTCTCACGTTGAAAGAAGGCAATGATAGGCTTCAAGAGGAAGTTGGAGATTTGCTATTATCTGTTTTATCTTTGAGTGTTTATGAAAGACTAGATATTGAAAAAATCATAGCGGATGTGGCAAATAAATTTCAGGGACGCCTTGATGCTCTTGAAACTATAATGAAAGTTCGGGGTTATGATTCATTAAAAAATCAATCTTTTGATATCATGCTTGAATTATGGGAAGAGGCCAAAAGATTTGTTGACTCAAAACGCTTGTAA